One Vibrio penaeicida DNA segment encodes these proteins:
- a CDS encoding TRAP transporter small permease subunit → MDQDPVASLPTPIRSFVRIVETINRRIGRFAMYLVFVMIGILLYSSISKTFFFPSLWTLEMAQFVMVAFYMLGGPYSMQLNSHVRMDLIYGSWSPKKKAIIDSITIIMLLVYLSILLYGGISSTSYALEYGERSYSAWRPYMSPIKIIMCLSIVLMLLQAIAVWFRDIATIMYGDNSESAGAQS, encoded by the coding sequence ATGGATCAGGATCCAGTCGCATCTTTACCTACACCCATTCGGTCATTTGTCCGCATAGTTGAAACAATAAATCGAAGAATTGGTCGGTTCGCCATGTACCTCGTCTTTGTGATGATAGGCATTTTGCTTTACTCATCTATTTCAAAGACCTTCTTTTTCCCTTCCCTTTGGACATTGGAAATGGCTCAGTTTGTTATGGTGGCTTTCTATATGCTTGGTGGTCCTTACTCCATGCAACTCAATAGCCACGTAAGAATGGATTTGATCTACGGTAGCTGGAGTCCGAAAAAGAAAGCCATTATTGATAGCATCACTATCATCATGCTGCTGGTCTACCTTTCTATACTGTTGTACGGCGGAATATCGAGCACCAGTTACGCACTTGAATACGGTGAACGAAGCTATTCCGCTTGGCGCCCCTATATGTCTCCCATAAAGATCATCATGTGTCTCAGTATCGTGTTAATGCTTTTACAAGCGATTGCGGTCTGGTTCAGAGACATCGCCACCATTATGTATGGTGACAACTCTGAAAGTGCGGGGGCGCAATCATGA
- a CDS encoding TRAP transporter large permease, protein MSYEMIALLMFSAMMLMLLTGQRVFAVIGSIAVIAALLLWGDGGSEIAFSSAIKLMKWYPLLTLPLFIYMGYMLSESGIAEDLYRMFHVWMGPLNGGLAIGTIGLMVVISAMNGLSVAGMAIGASIALPELLRRGYDKIMVTGVIQAGSSLGILVPPSVVLVLYGMIARQPVGQLWLAGVFPGLLMATLFIIYIVIRCKIQPNLGPALPEEERNVSLKEKLLLLRAGITPLLIFVSMTGLFLMGVTSLVESSAVGATAATIAAIAKKRLNRSVMEETLRKTLAISCMFMWIILAALCFGAVFDGIGAVKAIEGFFIDRLNLTPWQVLILMQLSYLLMGTFLDDTAMLVIVAPLYVPLVGALGFDLLWYGVLYTITCQIAYMTPPFGYNLFLMRAMAPPEVSLKDIYLSIIPFVLIMIFGLILVMAFPQLALWLPEYHYSR, encoded by the coding sequence ATGAGTTACGAAATGATCGCTCTGCTGATGTTCTCCGCCATGATGTTAATGCTGCTGACTGGTCAACGTGTTTTTGCCGTTATCGGATCCATTGCGGTTATCGCAGCCCTTCTCCTTTGGGGAGATGGCGGATCTGAAATAGCCTTTAGCTCTGCCATTAAACTGATGAAATGGTACCCATTGTTAACCCTTCCGCTTTTCATATACATGGGCTACATGCTGTCAGAGTCTGGAATTGCGGAAGATCTATATCGAATGTTCCATGTATGGATGGGACCACTCAATGGCGGTTTGGCCATCGGCACAATTGGCTTAATGGTCGTGATTTCTGCCATGAACGGGTTGAGTGTTGCGGGGATGGCTATTGGCGCAAGTATCGCTCTGCCAGAACTGCTAAGACGTGGTTACGACAAAATCATGGTAACTGGCGTCATTCAAGCGGGGAGCTCTCTGGGTATTCTTGTTCCGCCAAGCGTCGTTCTGGTTCTTTATGGCATGATAGCTCGGCAACCTGTAGGGCAACTTTGGCTCGCTGGCGTTTTTCCAGGGCTCCTGATGGCCACGCTGTTCATCATTTACATTGTCATTCGTTGCAAAATTCAGCCAAATCTCGGTCCGGCGCTACCCGAAGAAGAACGTAACGTCAGCTTAAAAGAAAAACTGCTCTTACTGCGCGCAGGTATTACCCCACTTCTGATTTTTGTTTCTATGACTGGGCTGTTTTTGATGGGCGTAACGAGCTTAGTCGAAAGCTCCGCCGTGGGTGCAACCGCAGCGACGATTGCCGCAATTGCGAAAAAACGATTAAACCGTTCTGTAATGGAAGAAACGCTGCGCAAAACACTCGCAATTAGCTGCATGTTTATGTGGATTATCTTGGCTGCACTTTGCTTTGGGGCCGTTTTCGATGGTATCGGTGCCGTTAAGGCCATCGAAGGCTTCTTTATTGACCGCCTCAACCTGACCCCTTGGCAAGTTTTGATTTTAATGCAGCTCTCTTACCTTCTAATGGGAACATTTTTAGACGACACCGCCATGTTGGTCATCGTCGCTCCCTTGTATGTTCCTTTAGTTGGCGCATTAGGGTTCGATTTGCTCTGGTATGGTGTGCTTTACACCATCACGTGCCAAATTGCGTACATGACGCCCCCCTTTGGCTACAACTTATTCTTAATGCGAGCCATGGCTCCACCTGAAGTTTCCTTGAAGGATATCTACCTCTCAATCATTCCTTTTGTCCTGATTATGATTTTTGGATTGATTCTGGTGATGGCCTTCCCACAACTGGCTTTGTGGCTACCTGAGTACCACTACAGCCGATGA